In Hyla sarda isolate aHylSar1 chromosome 9, aHylSar1.hap1, whole genome shotgun sequence, the following proteins share a genomic window:
- the SUV39H1 gene encoding histone-lysine N-methyltransferase SUV39H1, producing the protein MAENLNVERGCSVACLSSESQLQELCRLQHIRCSPLGVNRKNICNFVVEYLCDYKRIQEEELYLVKWKGYPDSECTWEPRHHLKCFNLLKQFHRDLERELLRRAKAAGNSTNRKAIVKCPRRLDSSLSHHVVLKAKQRQRLRLWEQKLNAKRAHPGLILIENEVDLEGPPNNFTYINEYKVGEGLTITQTARGCKCRDCFTDERGCCPGGFQHKFAYNEDGEVKVKPGFPIYECNSLCRCGPSCPNRVVQKGIQYKFCIFRTSDGRGWGVRTLEKIRKNTFVMEYVGEIITSDEAERRGQIYDRQGATYLFDLDYVEDVYTVDAARYGNISHFVNHSCKPNLQVYNVFIDNQDERLPRIAFFATRTIRTGEELTFDYNMQVDPVDVESTKMDSNFGLAGLTGSPKKRIRVECKCGSNKCRKYLF; encoded by the exons ATGGCGGAGAATTTAAACGTTGAGCGTG GTTGTTCAGTGGCCTGTCTCTCCTCTGAATCCCAGCTTCAGGAACTTTGTCGGCTCCAGCACATCCGTTGTTCTCCTCTTGGGGTGAACAGGAAGAATATCTGCAACTTTGTCGTGGAATATCTGTGCGACTACAAGAGAATACAG GAGGAGGAGTTATACCTTGTGAAATGGAAAGGATACCCAGATTCTGAGTGCACATGGGAACCGCGACATCACCTCAAGTGCTTTAACCTCCTCAAGCAGTTTCACCGTGACTTAGAGAGAGAACTTCTCCGCCGGGCCAAGGCCGCAGGGAACAGTACGAATAGAAAGGCCATCGTAAAGTGCCCACGTAGGCTTGACTCCAGCCTTTCCCACCATGTAGTTTTAAAGGCCAAACAGAGACAACGGCTTCGTTTGTGGGAGCAAAAGCTGAATGCCAAGCGCGCCCACCCAGGCCTCATCTTAATAGAGAATGAAGTGGATCTGGAGGGGCCCCCAAATAACTTCACATACATTAATGAATACAAGGTGGGGGAAGGTTTAACCATTACCCAAACGGCTAGAGGGTGCAAGTGCCGGGACTGTTTTACAGATGAGCGTGGCTGCTGTCCGGGAGGATTTCAGCACAAATTTGCTTACAATGAAGACGGAGAAGTTAAGGTCAAACCTGGCTTTCCAATTTATGAATGTAACTCTCTGTGTCGCTGTGGCCCCTCCTGTCCAAATCGTGTTGTACAGAAAGGAATTCAGTATAAATTCTGCATCTTCAGGACCTCGGACGGAAGAGGCTGGGGAGTCCGAACCTTGGAAAAGATTCGCAAGAACACCTTTGTTATGGAGTATGTTGGCGAG ATCATCACCTCCGATGAGGCCGAACGCAGAGGACAAATCTATGACCGTCAAGGGGCTACCTATCTGTTTGACCTGGATTATGTAGAAGATGTGTACACTGTGGATGCTGCCCGCTATGGAAATATCTCACACTTTGTAAACCACAGT TGTAAGCCGAACCTCCAGGTCTACAACGTCTTCATTGATAATCAGGATGAACGTCTACCTCGCATTGCGTTTTTTGCTACTCGCACAATACGCACTGGAGAGGAGCTTACTTTTGACTATAACATGCAAG TGGATCCAGTAGATGTTGAAAGCACAAAGATGGATTCTAATTTTGGTCTGGCCGGCCTGACTGGATCACCCAAGAAAAGGATCAGAGTGGAATGTAAATGTGGCTCCAATAAGTGTCGTAAATACCTCTTCTGA
- the WDR13 gene encoding WD repeat-containing protein 13, whose protein sequence is MAAVWQQVLAVDARYNAYRTPAHPQFRTQYIRRRSQLLRENAKAGYDPQLRRQYLKLRSQLLAQRYGPLSEQSSFRAHSNSIRSSRTTLDRMEDLEEDPRSQGSRGHRRSVSRGSYQLQAQMNRVAQEERAPGSVVPTPLAEASRAMAGDTTLSENYAFAGMYHIFDQHVDHAVPKVQFANDDKHLLACCSLDGTISVCQLVPTPPTVLQTLRGHNGPVSDFAWSLSNDIIVSTSLDGRMSIWNTQDGRCIRQIPDPDSAQMLCCTFQPINNNLTVVGNSKHNIHVMNISTGKKVKGGSSKLTGRVLSLSFDSAGRILWAGDDRGSIFSFLFDMATGKLTKAKRLVVSEGSAISSISARSWISREARDPSLLVNACINKLLLYRVVDNEGTLQLKRTFPIQQTSHAIGSIFCPLMSFRQGACVVTGSEDMCVYFFDVERATKAIVNKLQGHSAAVLGVSFNCDESLLASSDAKGMVIIWRRELK, encoded by the exons ATGGCTGCTGTCTGGCAACAGGTTCTGGCAGTGGatgcaag ATACAACGCGTACCGCACCCCCGCGCACCCGCAGTTCCGCACTCAGTACATCCGGAGGCGCAGCCAGCTCCTGCGGGAGAATGCCAAGGCCGGGTATGATCCGCAGCTGCGGCGACAGTACTTGAAACTCCGCAGCCAACTCCTTGCACAGCGATACGGACCCCTATCTGAGCAGAGCAGCTTCCGAGCGCATAGTAACAGCATCCGCAGCTCTCGCACCACCCTGGACCGCATGGAG GATTTGGAAGAGGATCCGCGGTCGCAGGGATCTCGAGGTCACAGACGTTCCGTGAGCCGGGGCTCCTACCAGCTGCAGGCACAGATGAACCGCGTGGCACAAGAGGAAAG GGCTCCTGGCAGTGTGGTGCCGACACCACTGGCTGAAGCCAGTAGGGCAATGGCTGGTGACACCACATTGAGCGAGAACTATGCGTTCGCTGGAATGTACCACATCTTTGACCAACACGTGGATCACGCCG TCCCTAAGGTACAGTTTGCCAATGACGACAAGCATCTCCTGGCCTGCTGCTCCCTAGATGGTACAATATCTGTGTGCCAGCTGGTTCCCACCCCCCCCACCGTCCTGCAGACCCTGCGGGGACACAACGGCCCGGTCAGTGACTTTGCCTGGTCCTTATCCAATGACATAATTGTCTCCACCTCTCTGGATGGCAGAATGTCCATTTGGAACACTCAAGATGGCCGCTGCATTCGACAGATTCCAGACCCGGACTCAGCCCAGATGCTCTGCTGCACCTTCCAGCCCATCAATAACAATCTGACTGTG GTTGGTAACTCCAAACACAACATTCATGTCATGAATATCTCCACCGGCAAAAAGGTGAAGGGAGGCAGCAGTAAACTGACCGGGCGGGTGCTCTCCCTGTCTTTTGACTCAGCCGGACGTATACTGTGGGCTGGGGATGACCGTGGGAGCATCTTCTCCTTCCTATTTGATATGGCCACAG GTAAACTGACTAAAGCCAAGCGTCTGGTAGTGTCAGAGGGCAGCGCCATCAGCAGTATCTCCGCTCGCTCATGGATCAGTCGTGAAGCCCGGGATCCTTCATTGCTGGTGAATGCCTGTATTAATAAGCTGCTGCTCTACAG GGTTGTGGATAATGAAGGTACGCTGCAGTTAAAGCGAACGTTTCCGATCCAGCAAACAAGTCACGCCATTGGAAGTATCTTCTGTCCACTCATGTCCTTCAGGCAGGGAGCCTGTGTCG TGACCGGCAGTGAAGATATGTGCGTCTACTTTTTTGATGTAGAACGGGCCACCAAGGCCATTGTGAACAAACTACAGGGACACAGCGCAGCCGTTCTAGGCGTCAGCTTCAACTGTGACGAAAGCCTCTTGGCCTCCAGTGATGCTAAGGGAATGGTTATCATCTGGAGAAGAGAACTGAAGTGA